A segment of the Elaeis guineensis isolate ETL-2024a chromosome 6, EG11, whole genome shotgun sequence genome:
GGCAACTTTATTCATGCACCTGATGCATATCCTGAACTGTtgaaagaacaaaaaaagaatTTGAAGGAAGATGATGCTTCTAGTATGAGCAGCTGCAACATGTTGTAAGTTCAAAGCTTTTACATTCTTGTCAATTcctttcatttatttatataaGAAAATTTTCTGGATGTTTTATATACTATGGGCTACTTCATCTAGTAAGTGATTATTTTTCTAGTACTAGATGAATTAGATGTGGTTTCTTTGGGGTTGATAGTAGTGACTGTTAGGTTGCGTTTGGTGCATCGCCAGGCAATCTTGGAAGGTAATGTGGATTGTCTTCAGGATAGATtgtcagtaatgttgattactgtgtttggtacacacagataatattgcagtaaaattactgaaaattttcattgacatgtttggtatgacaatcagattatcgataatgtgaaatcaaattcCTAAAATATCCTCAATAATTTTGCCCTAGTGCTCTTCTTTTTCCCTAGTGCGAAATAAAGGGAGTGATGTGAATGTGGTAATGGCGCGGAGAAGTAGTAGGCCAAGGGATGTGGGGAATCATGGGTATTGAGAGGGTGGGGAGGGGGTGGGCTTGTGTGGAGCCATATGGGTGGTAGGGATGGGCGTGGAAGAGCCACGGGGGATGGTGGGGGACAAGGGCGGAGGAGCCGTGGGCATGTAAAGGGAGATGGAGGAGCCACGGGTCAGGGGCGCACGCGGAAAGGGTTGGGCAAtagattttgtatgatttttttgagggATAATTTTGTCCAAAAGTTTTATTGCAATATTGTCGAGGAAGTGGTAATCTAGACAGCCACCCTTCCTCAAGGCAATCTGAATTATCATCCAAAAAGCATACTAAAcacagtaatccagattaccatattaaattgccagcaatctggatggattgccagctaccaaatgcaaccttaagATTTGTGATATGTTCTAAGCTGTTCATATAGAGCATCAAGTTTTGGCTTGGAAGTTTTATGTCGACATTATTATCTCTGGTGTTGCAGATCTCATGTCTGCCTTTTTGTAATCCCAACCCCCCCCCCCGCTCCTGAATACTTCTTGAGAGGCACCAAGTTTATGGGATTGAATGATTTCTATTTTAGTTTTAGTAAAATTTACTTTTGACCTTTGTATAACAGTAAATTCTGATCTTGCTAGCATGCTATGTGGAAGTCTGGTTTTGCTGGGAAGGTAGTCAAACTAACCTGGCCAGCCTCTCCATATAGTTGAGAATTGGTTAAACATCTGAAGTCATTTTGTGATCTTTTTGTACAGTTTAATATGAAATTACCCTATTTTTATTCATGATTTTGTTATTGGAAGGAAAACTGAATTCTTTGAAAATATCTTCTCTGTGTTCATCACTACCATCTCACCCAACCTCCTAGCCATTTTGTCTCTTTTTGTAATTCCCTGATGGTCCGTCATTAATTATTTAATCTGATTCTGAATGAGGTGGGAAGCTTTTTACTTGGTCCCCTCTATCTTTTGCTTCCATGTGGATTCTGAGGCCTCCTTGAATTTCTTGCATACTTATGGTTTGGTTTAGAATTGCAAAATAGAGCATTGAATTGGAAGTATGGTGGAAGATGGCCCTTCAAACGAAGTTGCATATTATGGAAAGTTGAGATAGCATGATGATCTGGTTAAAGTCAGATTTTTACATGTGGCACCTGAGAAGAATGAATTGCTGGATTGTTGCAACCATCCATGAACATCAGAGTGTCAATGTGATCTTAGGGTGTTAGCATGTGCTTGATTTCACCTTTTTTGTCAGATCAACTCGTAATATGCTTGCATGGTCTTGGATATGCAACATAAATGGTGCAGCTAAATCATCAACAGCTTCAGTGCACCTTAATGAGCCGAATGTACAAGGGGACTGTTATTGAATATCATGAGTCGAGAAGAAAGATGGTGACCAATAAAAGGATTACACCTCTCACAAGCGCTATGCATGATACACAGAATAATATATGCGTAAATGCTTATGTAGAACACCAATTTCTTTAAATTTACATAAGAGATGAATGATGTTGGGAGCTATAAAAGGTAACATCAGTCAGTAAGGCTAGTTTTATGAGAAGTTTATGTGGTTTCTACAGTTAATGGCAGCAGAAATAACTTTTTCTGGTACCATCTTCATGCCCCCATTAACTTTAACCTAGAAATACCAATTAATAGTTTGAATTCTCAGTTTATCATCATTCGTTCTAGAGATGATCCCTGCATGTCTTCTCTACGATCTAAGTCTATAATTGGACGCTGTCCTAAGAAAAGATGCTGTTTGTCTCCTCTTTGTTGCAGACTTAATCCATGTCTTCTCTTCCGCTCCAAGGGATCTAAACTTCATAGAGCACACCAGTGATCTTGGATGGAAAGAGTAGGTGCATCTTATTCAATTTCATTTTGGTACTAcagttaaaattaaatttatatcattCCTTTCTGATCTAAATCCCCAAACTTACAATGTTGCAGGAATCACAGGGTCCAGCCCATTGTAGTAGATTCAGGAATCTACTTGGCAAGGAGGACCAAAATTTTTTCTGCTTCAGAAGGGCGGTCGACCCCAGATGCTTTCAGATTCTTCACAGGCATGTTTTCTCCACTCACCACcatatttgattaattttaaattgcttCAGCTTGAGTCTGAACTTGTCATTTATCATACTCGACTTCAACAGGTTCCCCATGGGTCATTCTTAGCCGATCCTTTATGGAGTATTGTGTTTTGGGTTGGGAAAATCTGCCACGAACCCTGCTTATGTATTTTACGAATGTAGTGTTATCCCAAGAAGGCTATTTTCATTCAGTTGTATGCAACTCCCCTGATTTCAAAAACACAACGGTGAACAATGACCTGAGGTTTATGCTGTGGGACAATCCTCCAGGGATGCAGCCTCACTTTCTCAACATGACTAATTTTGAGGAGATCTCAGAGAGTGAATTGCCTTTTGCCAGGCAGTTCCAAAAGGACGACCCTGTGCTTGATAAGATTGATGAGAAGATACTCGGTCGTTGGCACCATCAAGCTGTCCCTGGGGCCTGGTGCTCCGCCAAGGGGAGTTCATGGATGGATCCATGCTCTAAATGGAGTAATGTCAACATTGTGAAACCTGGTCTGCGGGCAAAGAAGTTTGCGGAGTTGATGAAGAAGCTTCTGGATGAGTGTAAGTCACAGTTGAACTCATGTAAGTAAGGATTCTGAAATCCTAGATGCATGGCAAGATTGAATAGAGCATCACGATGGCATCATTGGCAGCATCTTTCTTCTGCTAGTGCTACCTTCAGCACTTATTTTTCCATCCATTATTTTGTGGGGTTTCTTGTAACTGTTCTAGCAATTCATACAGAGGCAAAGTGGATATGTAATTCTTTTGAGAATCTGAGGCTGGTGTAGCTTCAGAGTTCTCCAAGTAGATTACTTGACCTGTTCTTGGCTGTCATCTTACAGAAGCCATAAGTCCTTGGAGCAGATAATGCAAAGACTCTTCATTTGTGGTGAATGTATCTTATCCGAGCATTTTGTTTGGCATTGGTCTGgtctgtttgaaatttttcattgCATAGTTGCAGAACAAAATCTTGTCCAGGGCAAGATGGATTCTGATGTTCTTCAGACAGTCATGTGAAATTATAGTATGTGCAGGTTCCTTTATTTCCTTAAATCAGAATCAGTTTATGATCAGACTGCATATAAAGAGTCCAATGTTTAACTGAATGTCTTCTTTCTGGCTTATACTCAAAGGGATGGAAGCACCACATGTTCTGATGCATGGGAGTTTCCTGCCAATTGCTACCCATTCAATATGCCTTTGAACGAGCTGGTTTCCCCCATGGGTATCTAGGATATGTACAGTGAAttttttgttaggatttgatgttttGAGATTCGgcccacattgagtccacagcgaggtGTGCGACGAAAAATAGAgttcaacgagatcaagatcacctcaaacggagctcAGACGGAGAAGATATGCATGAAAAAAATCGACACAACATTCGGAGCGATGAAGGGTGGCGCGTCAGCGAAGCGGCGGCCGTGCGGTGGGGCGCGGCCTAGACATGGCTGCACGGGGCCCGGGCACGCAGGGTGCAGCCCAGcgtgcgcgggccggcccaggctcaGGCTCAGGCGCGCCGCTGGGAGCCCGCAGCCCGATCCACAATGGATCGAGCGGTGCACAGGGAGGTCCATGGATCGTGTGGGCATTTTTCACGTATTTCTCGTGGTTCACGGCATTGTTTCGTGGATCGATGTGCGATCGGAGGGCGTAGGTTGATTTCGATCATGATCCAACAGTTCGGGAAGTTGTTTGGGTTTAATTAGGAGTTCTAATTACCATCTAAGTcaggtttaaggcctttaaaagggctTGATGCGTGAAACAGAAGTCTGGTGGTGCGGCATTGATCTGATAAAGGCCTAATGTCATGCGGTTGTGGAAAAATCGAACccacggagagagagagagcatgtagcgatgagaagagaaagagcagcgaggctcctggacagcggacagcggtcgcttcaggggttcaagggagtcttcctagagagagagcttttgtgaggaaaaattttctgtgaggaaaaaattgggtgtacgaggattgagggtgagatctcttcttgtaatatttatttttctcatagtgaagtttgcatgtcccgcgGAGGCGAATCCTTCTTGGCTGATCCACATAATTGattgttttttgttttatttcttctttcttcctgccgtATCGCGCGGTGTCAAAAAAATCCTGGGAGgtagtgtcctgaccagacatccacccaacaagtggtaccaGAGTGAGGCGGTACAAGAACGCAGAttacagtggtggtgagcaagactaaagatagagaagacatgatcaatcaagatagagatcaaaaaGTTTGATGGAAATAGCAATTTCTCTTTGTAGCAGGCAAAGATGAagaacgtgctcatccaacaagggttaatcgatgctctcttatgcgaggagaagccgaccaccatggaggtgcaggattggaaacggctacagatgcaggaggtgagtaccatccgcatgtacctagtggatgaggtggtgatccatatgcttagcTAGATTTTTCCGACAGTgttgaagctcgaggagttgtacatggcgaaatctctcaccaacactctcttcttctggaggcagttctactagctgcggatggctgaggaacagagcgtgtaggagcatcttagccactttcagaagatcctcattaacctcctcagcattggcgagaatattgaggagaagatcaggacgtTGGTCTTTctagcgtcgcttcccccttcgtagaGTCTTTGataactgctcttctagtggggaagagcaccatcaagatggacgaggtcactgtggcgatactccagaatgagattctcaggagagAGAACCCAGTTTTGAGCTCAGTGGTGGTAGCTCAGTTTTGCTAGTTTTTGGAGGAGCAGAAGGTGGTAaacggagcgacagaagatcgcgaTGAGGACGGTCCAAGTTCAGGAGGGATTTGAGGAAGACTAGGTATTAccggtgtgacgagttggggtATCTAACCAGAGATTGCTTTCAACTCAAGGATTGAACGATGGCTACTATAACGACGGCCAATAGCGATTCAGAGGGAGATGTCCTGaaaatatctgatgaggtatctacttcttctcaacagtggattttagattctgcatgtacttatcatgtatgttgtagagaggagcagtttgacttcttgaagaacagtgagggcactgtttatctgtcggatagatcatgctgtgcgatcagaggcattgggatggtcagctggaggacacatgatggtgcagtgagaagattggaggaggtctgatacatatccaatttcagatggaatcctatctcactgagtagaatagattcgagaggctacaagacggTAGCTGGCGGAGGAATCCTAAAAGTGCTACAtggcgataggattattctgaagGAGAAAAAGGGgaggagaggacattattacctgctGGGAAGTCCAGTGTaagatggagcttcaggagccaggtagAGCTTAGAGCGAGATGGAACTTCAGGTAgaggtggatcggacacgagaCAGGAGATTCGAGAGGATAAGAAGCAAcgttgcaaggtgagattcctattgccgcaggatgataccccgagcaggtctcatgtcaggaagagcacagcatacaatggagatgggatcgagtgaactggcttgactcccatgtttgcccatccatgattagCAGGCTATTGCCTCAGGACATGGAGGCGAGGAGAtttagaagctctcagagttaggaggaggttgaatatcgagtcgaagtagagattgttagaatttgatacctcgagattcgatccatattgagcctatAGTGAGATCCGCgaagaaaaatagagtccaacgagatcaaaatCATCTAAAACGGAGCTCAGACGGAGGAGATATGCACGAGAGAAGTTGATACAGAATTCGGAGCGACGGAGGACCGACGACAGAGCGGTGGAGGACCGGCGGCGGCATGGCCACGCACGGTGGGGTGCGGCCCAGGCACGGCTGCATGGGGCCCGGGTGCTGGTTCGCGCCCAGCGCGCAGTGccgggcccaggcccaggcgcgctAGCGCGTGTGGGCCTGCCCAGGCCTAGGTGCGCCGCTGGGAGCTCGCAgcccggtccacgatggatcgggCAATGCACAGggaggtc
Coding sequences within it:
- the LOC105047050 gene encoding beta-glucuronosyltransferase GlcAT14A; its protein translation is MAAERWIFPLCAAAFVSLLVFFYAIIGLTASSVLFSRPPALTYVRCGAGHPPSFAYYISGGRGDCDRVLRLLLAVYHPRNRYLLHLSTDASGSERTELAVKARLAIPAIRAFGNVDVLGKPDAMSYTGSSEIAATLHAASVLLKLDGGWDWFVTLSATDYPLMTQDDLIHVFSSAPRDLNFIEHTSDLGWKENHRVQPIVVDSGIYLARRTKIFSASEGRSTPDAFRFFTGSPWVILSRSFMEYCVLGWENLPRTLLMYFTNVVLSQEGYFHSVVCNSPDFKNTTVNNDLRFMLWDNPPGMQPHFLNMTNFEEISESELPFARQFQKDDPVLDKIDEKILGRWHHQAVPGAWCSAKGSSWMDPCSKWSNVNIVKPGLRAKKFAELMKKLLDECKSQLNSCK